The Effusibacillus pohliae DSM 22757 genomic sequence CACCCCGGAAGTCGAGCAAGCGTTGCGCGGCCAGGAGGGAAGCGATGTCCGGCTCGACCCTGGGAAAGGGACGAATGTCCTGTTTGTGGCGATCCCGATCACTGCCGGGCCGAATCTTCTTGGCGCTGTGCGGATCGGCATCCCTCTGTCCGGTGTCTACCGGGAACTGGGCAGTGCGTTGGGATCGTTTGGCGTTTCGCTGTTGGTAGTGGCGATTTTGTCATCGCTCGTCGGAATGTATTTTGCCTCCGGGATCGCACGGCCGATCGAAGAGATTACGCGGGTCACGCGGCGGATTGCCGATGGGGCTTTTGACGAACGGGTGCGCCATTGGAGCCGGGATGAGCTGGGGGTGCTCGGCGAGTCGGTCAACCTGATGGCCAGCCGCCTGGCGGAGCAGATTGAAGATTTGACGCAGGAGAAAAGCAAGCTGGAAGCGATTATCGCCAGCATGGAATCGGGTGTGATGGTGGTCGACCGGGCGGGCCGGATCCGGGTGGTCAACCGGGCGACGGAAAATCTGCTGCGCCACCCCGGCCGCCAACTGCTCGGTCAATGGCACTGGGAAGTCGGCCGCTCTTACGGCCTGTCGTCGATGATCGATGAGGTACTGCTAACTGGCGAGCCGCGCCGCAAGGAAATCGTCCTGATGGCGCCGGCCGAAACCAATGTGGAGGTGTACGCCGCCCCAATCAAAGGGAAAAATGAGTCGATCACCGGCGCGGTGGTGGTGCTGCACGATGTGTCAAAATGGCGACGAGTGGAACAGATGCGCACCGAGTTTGTGGCCAACGTCTCGCACGAATTGCGGACGCCGATCACTGCGGTCAAAGGCTTTGCCGAGACGTTGCTCGACGGGGCGCTCGAGGATCCCGAGCTGCGGCGCCAGTTTATCAAAATCATCTACGAAGAGTCGGACCGGCTGAGCCGGTTGGTCAACGATCTGCTCGAACTGTCGAAGATTGAGTCGGGGCACGCGGTCTTGCAATTTGAACGATGCGACATCACCGATCTCGTGCGGACGACCGTCGATAAGCTGGTTCTGCAAGCGAAGCAGCACGGATTGACGCTGCAGGCGCATCTGCCGGAACAGCCGGTGTTTGCGGAAGTGGCGCGGGATCGTGTGTCGCAAGTGCTGATCAACTTGATCGGCAACGCCATTTCCTACACGCCGGAAGGCGGCCGGATCGACGTGGATCTGGAAGAAGGACGGGAGTGGATTACAGTTCGCGTGAGAGATACGGGAATCGGTATTCCGAAAGAGGACCTGCCTCGTCTATTTGAGCGATTTTACCGGGTGGACAAAGCGCGCGCCCGCCGTTCCGGCGGCACCGGGCTGGGGCTTGCGATCGTCAAGCATATCGTCGAGGCGCACGGCGGGACCGTGCATGTGGAGAGTGAGCTTGGCGCAGGCAGCACATTCTCATTCGCGCTGCCAAAGCGGCAGGGGGATGAGGAGGCAGGTTTGTGATTGCCGGCACTTCAATCAAAGCCCCGGATCGTTTGAGCAGTCAATCCGGGGTTTTTATAGTTCCTCACAATGTTCTTCGATGATCGATACAATTTGTGAGAAACTGTACACACGATTCACAACATCGACCGTAAAATCTTCTGCTAATCTCGGTTCCATGACAAACTCATACCCGTTATAATTTAGAAACTGGAGCAACGCGAGGAACGCGGTTCGCTTGTTGGCATTGTGAAATGGATGGTTCTGGGCCAACGATTCAAACAATGCAGTTGCTTTCTCGAAAATTGTTTTATATGCATCTTCACCAAAAATGGATTGTTTTGGCCGATTGATCGCTGAGTCAAGCAGTGCAGGGGATTTCACGCTTTTTTGTTCGCCGGGGGAAGTGTTTTCGATTACATAGATGTTGATTGCGACAACCTCTTGCCAGGTCAAGTAGACAACCATTATCGATTTTTAAGACCTTCGATGGTTTCGCGATATTTCTTCATGTTTTTGTCGAGGGTCGCAAAAAACTCGGGGTTGAATCCTTCCGGCACTTCCACACGCGGTTTCATCTTGCGGATCACAATTTCACCCGCTTCCGGCCGTACTACCACGTCCACTTCATCGCCTAATCCCAACCCGATTTGTTTCAAAGCATCCGTCAAGGACACTCCCAAGCTGCTGCCGAAACGGGTTACTTTACGATTCATTGTCATTGCTCCATTCATCTGTATTTTTCTTCTATCCTCCCCTATACGGTAATGTTGTTATACGTATTATAATCATTATATTATACTGAAAGCAAGGAGGGAAGTGAAAAATTTCTGACGATAGAAAATGGGTGATTGCCCTCCGATTTGCTATAATAGGCTACAAATGGAATTTGCGAAGGAGGTCCCTTTTGATGGCGAAAATTGCGATCGTCACCGACAGCACTGCCTACCTGCCGGATGATTACATAGAGAAGAACCGAATCACGGTGGTTCCATTGTCGGTCAATTTTGGAACGGAAACCAGGCGGGAGGGCATCGATATCAAAACGCGTGAATTTTATGACATGCTGCCGCGGTTGAAAGAACTGCCCACCACCTCGCAGCCTGCCGTCGGGGAGTTCGTGCAGGCGTTCGAGTCGCTCGTCAAGACGTACGATACGGTCATCGGCATGTTCCTCTCTTCCGGTTTGTCAGGCACGTACAATGCGGCCAAGACTGCCGCCGAGATGGTCGGCGGGGATATCACTGTGATCGACTCGAAGATCACCAGTTATCCGCTGGCACGGATGGTGATGGAAGCGGTCGACATGCGGGATGCGGGGAAGAGCAAGGAGGAGATCGTGTCCCGCGTGCAGCAGATCGTCGACAACGTGAAAGGCTATTTTGTCGTCGATTCGCTCGAACATCTGCACAAGGGCGGCCGCATCTCCGGTGTCTCCGCACTGGTCGGTTCCCTGCTGCAGATCAAGCCGGTTTTGTACGTAACGGAGGAAGGCAAGCTCGACCTGTTGGACAAAGTTCGCACCAAGCGGAAGGCGCT encodes the following:
- a CDS encoding DegV family protein, whose protein sequence is MAKIAIVTDSTAYLPDDYIEKNRITVVPLSVNFGTETRREGIDIKTREFYDMLPRLKELPTTSQPAVGEFVQAFESLVKTYDTVIGMFLSSGLSGTYNAAKTAAEMVGGDITVIDSKITSYPLARMVMEAVDMRDAGKSKEEIVSRVQQIVDNVKGYFVVDSLEHLHKGGRISGVSALVGSLLQIKPVLYVTEEGKLDLLDKVRTKRKALDRLVSLLREDKQAQPDLPIRLAVVYTQDEQAAREFQDRIRQEFPDVEPDLSELGPVIGTHVGPGMLAICYYLG
- the pnpS gene encoding two-component system histidine kinase PnpS, with amino-acid sequence MKGIRGRITWTNLILIVVTLLISGVFTLRFIETVYMENLRKALVDEARLTASWVSPYMVAPDAYLRQIGEVAGRANVVTGKRITLYEPGGRPVYDTALQPAGTERGTPEVEQALRGQEGSDVRLDPGKGTNVLFVAIPITAGPNLLGAVRIGIPLSGVYRELGSALGSFGVSLLVVAILSSLVGMYFASGIARPIEEITRVTRRIADGAFDERVRHWSRDELGVLGESVNLMASRLAEQIEDLTQEKSKLEAIIASMESGVMVVDRAGRIRVVNRATENLLRHPGRQLLGQWHWEVGRSYGLSSMIDEVLLTGEPRRKEIVLMAPAETNVEVYAAPIKGKNESITGAVVVLHDVSKWRRVEQMRTEFVANVSHELRTPITAVKGFAETLLDGALEDPELRRQFIKIIYEESDRLSRLVNDLLELSKIESGHAVLQFERCDITDLVRTTVDKLVLQAKQHGLTLQAHLPEQPVFAEVARDRVSQVLINLIGNAISYTPEGGRIDVDLEEGREWITVRVRDTGIGIPKEDLPRLFERFYRVDKARARRSGGTGLGLAIVKHIVEAHGGTVHVESELGAGSTFSFALPKRQGDEEAGL
- a CDS encoding type II toxin-antitoxin system death-on-curing family toxin, with translation MVVYLTWQEVVAINIYVIENTSPGEQKSVKSPALLDSAINRPKQSIFGEDAYKTIFEKATALFESLAQNHPFHNANKRTAFLALLQFLNYNGYEFVMEPRLAEDFTVDVVNRVYSFSQIVSIIEEHCEEL
- a CDS encoding AbrB/MazE/SpoVT family DNA-binding domain-containing protein, with the protein product MNGAMTMNRKVTRFGSSLGVSLTDALKQIGLGLGDEVDVVVRPEAGEIVIRKMKPRVEVPEGFNPEFFATLDKNMKKYRETIEGLKNR